One genomic segment of Vulpes vulpes isolate BD-2025 chromosome 2, VulVul3, whole genome shotgun sequence includes these proteins:
- the LOC112920862 gene encoding galectin-3-binding protein isoform X4 — protein sequence MALPLVLWMCLLVAGTQGMKDGDMRLANGGTSNEGRVEIFYSGQWGTVCDNLWDLMDASVVCRALGFENATEALGGAAFGPGKGPIMLDEVECTGTEPSLANCTSLGWMKSNCRHNQDAGVVCSNETRGAHTLDLSGELSAALEQIFDSQRGCDLSIRVKVKDQEEEGPHFCAHRLILAANPEAQALCKAPGSTVTMEVDAECLPVVRDFIRYLYSRRLDISLTSVKCFHKLASAYEAQQLQSFCASLFAILLPEDPSFQAPLDLYAYALATQDPVLEELCVQFLAWNFEGLTQATAWPSVPTALLQLLLSRSELAVPSELALLTALDVWSQERRPSHGEVARLVDKVRFPMMLPEHLFELQFNLSLYWSHEALFQKKILQALEFHTVPFRLLAQYRGLNLTEDAYQPRLYTSPTWSASISTFVSRRSSRYRNYPYQSFQTPQHPSFLFQNKYISWSLVYLPTVQSCWNYGFSCSSDEVPLLGLSKSDYSDPTIGYENKALMRCGGRFVADVTDFEGQKALIPSALGTNSSRRASLFPCLGGSFSSFQVVIRPFYLTNSSDVD from the exons ATGGCCCTCCCGCTGGTCCTCTGGATGTGTCTGCTGGTGGCTGGGACTCAAG GCATGAAAGATGGGGACATGCGGCTGGCCAATGGGGGCACCAGCAACGAGGGCCGCGTGGAGATCTTCTACAGTGGCCAGTGGGGGACCGTGTGTGACAACTTGTGGGACCTGATGGATGCCAGCGTCGTCTGCCGGGCCCTGGGGTTCGAGAATGCCACTGAGGCTCTGGGTGGAGCCGCCTTTGGGCCAG GCAAGGGCCCGATCATGCTGGACGAGGTGGAGTGCACGGGGACAGAGCCCTCGCTGGCCAACTGCACGTCCCTGGGCTGGATGAAGAGTAACTGCAGGCACAACCAGGACGCCGGCGTGGTCTGCAGCAACG AAACCAGAGGCGCCCACACCCTTGACCTGTCGGGTGAGCTCTCTGCGGCTCTTGAGCAGATCTTTGACAGCCAGAGGGGCTGTGACCTGTCCATCCGGGTGAAGGTGAAGGACCAGGAGGAGGAAGGCCCGCACTTCTGTGCTCACAGGCTGATCCTGGCTGCCAACCCCGAGGCCCAGGCCCTGTGCAAGGCACCGGGCTCCACGGTCACCATGGAGGTGGACGCAGAGTGCCTGCCTGTCGTCAGAGACTTTATCAG GTACTTGTACTCCCGAAGGCTGGACATCTCCCTGACGTCCGTGAAGTGTTTCCACAAGCTCGCCTCTGCCTACGAGGCCCAGCAGCTGCAGAGCTTCTGCGCCAGCCTCTTTGCCATCCTCCTCCCCGAGGACCCCTCtttccaggcacccctggacctCTATGCGTATGCGCTGGCCACGCAGGACCCTGTGCTGGAGGAGCTGTGTGTGCAGTTCCTGGCCTGGAACTTTGAGGGCCTGACGCAGGCCACGGCCTGGCCGAGCGTCCCCACAGCCCTGCTGCAGCTCCTGCTCTCCAGGAGCGAGTTGGCTGTGCCCAGCGAGCTGGCTCTGCTCACGGCCCTGGACGTCTGGAGCCAGGAGAGGCGTCCTTCCCACGGGGAGGTGGCGCGTCTGGTGGACAAGGTCCGGTTCCCCATGATGCTGCCCGAGCACCTGTTCGAGCTGCAGTTTAACCTGTCCCTGTACTGGAGCCACGAGGCGCTCTTCCAGAAGAAGATCCTGCAGGCGCTGGAATTCCACACCGTGCCCTTCCGGCTGCTGGCCCAGTACAGAGGCCTGAACCTCACCGAGGACGCCTACCAGCCCCGGCTGTACACCTCGCCCACCTGGAGTGCCTCTATCTCCACCTTTGTCTCCAGGCGCTCGTCCAGGTACCGGAACTACCCCTACCAGTCCTTCCAGACCCCGCAGCACCCCAGCTTCCTGTTCCAGAACAAGTACATCTCCTGGTCTCTGGTCTACCTTCCCACCGTCCAAAGCTGCTGGAACTATGGCTTCTCGTGCTCCTCTGACGAGGTCCCCCTCCTGGGCCTCTCCAAATCTGACTACTCAGATCCCACCATTGGCTACGAAAACAAAGCCCTGATGCGCTGTGGGGGGCGCTTCGTGGCCGACGTGACCGATTTTGAAGGACAGAAGGCCTTGATCCCCAGCGCCCTGGGCACCAACAGTTCGAGGCGcgcttccctcttcccctgcctgggGGGGTCCTTCAGCAGTTTCCAGGTGGTCATCCGCCCCTTCTACCTGACTAACTCCTCAGACGTGGACTAA